The sequence below is a genomic window from Lolium perenne isolate Kyuss_39 chromosome 7, Kyuss_2.0, whole genome shotgun sequence.
cctggccgcctagatcgggcgcctgcggcaggtcgtcgtcgctggcatggtcgccggcttggtcagccggatcgacgagatccggcgtccacctcttcgtcgccaggtcgccgtcctcggcgttctggcgctcaaaaacctagaaagacagaaaaaacatgagcatatgacaagccggaagtcggcaggagaaaaagggaagtcggcctcgcagccgcaagccggaaaatggcaaagacacgaagcttacccgcgccggtggatggttcctgtcgcagggcaccagcccgtagctccagtcctccgccaggttcgccttggtgacgtggttcacccggctggccacctgggccttggtgagcagcaccttggacgtccggttcggatcgaaccggccggacatgtgcccgatcttgtgggtgcgcatctggagcggcagcacccggcgctcggcgatggtgcagaggagatcttcggcagtcagcccgcctTTGGTGGCTGTCCCGTGAAGTCCTGCAGAAGGTTCACttccgcgtccgggtccgtcgagcgggcgttgtggctccgATTGATCCGGCCGACcgaggagccggattgaactccggcaggttgatccggtcgacaagctccccctcgttgcgcacgtagaagaatgacatttgccagttcttcaccgagtcgacggtggggatcttggggaaaggcgtaccaggccgggtgtagatcgaggcggcgccgcaggctcgcaggcggccgtcgttggtctgcgccttcaagaagaagagccggctccagaagtcgatgtcgggccacaagccggcgtaagcctccatgaacgctacgaagcagctcaggaggacgcacgcgttggccggcaggtggtgcggctggaggccgaagtggtcgaggaattgccggaagaacggcgaagccggcagacccagcccgcgatcaagatgcgcgccgaagacgacgcgctcgccgggctccggattgggctccacctcctcggcgggcacccgcgtgatgaccgactgcgggatccgccggaggcgcaccaggcgttcgatgtcgtcctcccgcatgtaggagcccctccacgatccgctgggggacgccattgacgaggacgaggaagaagatgaccaggagaggctgaacggcgaggaagaaccttgcgaccgcggcggcgacaacggcggctgaggacgctccgtcgagatgcgcggccccgtggcgccggattgacggagtggcggcggtGGATCGGTGAAGATTTGCCCGCCGGAGTTCGCTAGCGGAAGAAGTTCGCCGGAGCAACAGCAAGCTCGAGCGCGCAGAAGAGGGAAgtaggagcgcgaggaggaagaaatggcaagtggccgcctcgaggcgctcccccgcggcatttatagccacccgacgcgggcggttggcctccaagtggcggtcgtgggccgtaactcctcccacgtcgccggatttactgcgccgtaactcctcccacgtccacgacggttaccgaaaacggccacaccacgtcgcccactaccgcaccggatccgggggaacattgatgtgaccagacgaaccgaccgacgggccaggcgtcagacccgtcaagtcgggcgcaggacccgaggcggcggaggctccggcgcgccgcaagccggagccggaccaaaagttccactcgaaccaaaattcatcagcaaggcggaggcgccgtcAGATCTTGCAagaaagcaaaaactgtacaagtgtaaaaagcggccggctgggaagcagccggcaggaacgagccggatgaggcgcggccggctgaatggaaattctcggtcggcccctccaagtgccgtctaatatattcgagaagccggggaaacctgcctaggtccttctaaacgcaggatctTGCCAgccggggctaatgtcggggaagaccccggatagggcaatggacgcggagcagccggctggccaccggccggctcgcgagccgggctgaggagcagccggccgggcgccgtggccggctggtccggaagccggttggctctaggtcctagtcggcctggctgcggccaccaatgccgtagccgggccggcttctacaagccatatccgaccggggtttgtacctcagaccgactcgaggctggcgagtcttgcaccggaaggaaccgggttggtgatccggttcccaaagtccacgccgactccatcttccgtaaagcgcgggcaccgtggagcaatagtgccacgcgccggacaggccgtcgagcttacgacgatccgtgcgcTACGAtcttgacggcgacagggacacctcctccataccgctgaccgtggcagccggatgggacaggccacgatgctcaaccactcctgacgtcaccacctcgggaaggagcggaagccgaagccggccaagccggccagtagactatagggtcttatgtgtaaagtgccggtgcctatataagccgcactacccctctagtgcggggaggatcgatcatttattgctttcacctacctgcagagctgccctgtgagagagaccatcgtctcccttagcctctcagggccagccggacacagctctaggagcaccagcatgcgtgtgatcatcatatacactcatagcaggagtagaggttttacctccatcggagggcctcgaacctgggtacgtcgccgtgtcgctcgtgcccatacccgcttccggataccgccgtgagatccctcaggaaccacttcgattagccaccctatggcatatgccgtgacgataccacgacaccctctttatttgtcaattgcccaactgtaatttgttcacccaacatgctaattatcttatgggagagacaccactagtgaactgtggaccccggtccattcttttaatcgaatacaatctactgcaatacttgttctactgttttctgcaaacaatcatcatccacactatacatctaatcctttgttacagcaagccggtgagattgacaacctcactgtcacgttggggcaaagtaatttggttgtgttgtgcaggttccacgttggcgccggaatccctggtgttgcgccgcactacactccgccgccatcaaccttcaacgtgcttcttggctcctactggttcgataaatcttggtttcttactgagggaaaacttgccgttgtacgcatcacaccttcctcttggggtttccaacggacgcgtgctgtacgcgtatcaatgtaCTATTCACTTTATATTTGTTATAATTTTTTTTCCTGAAGACCATGGAAATCATTTATTTTATAAATATTTTTTTATGAGTACAAACATGGGCATCCTTGGTTTCCAGGaagattcaatttttttttgacttTTCTAAATTACTACAATTTTTTGGGTGTATTGGGGTGTGTTGCACCCAAGAGCCAAAAGTCTGTTTCCGCTAACGAGCTAACTAACAAGTTACATATATCCAAGTTATCATCAACACTAATACAATCGTGCATTGAGTAACGAACGGTAGCATTTTGTTTCGGAGAAAGTTTCGAACTAGGACAAACTGGAAAAAATGTTTGTACAAGATTGTCTCAAATTTCAAATTTAATTTATAAAATCTCTCAACAATATTCTAATAAATAACAAATTCTTCGCTTTGGTTTTGAGTAAGTTTCATTCCATTTGGATCATTAGTTTAGGCAAGCTCTAGGCATCTGCTGCCTGATGCATCAACATATTTGATGAGCTATGCAAGAGTGGACCCCCTTCATTGCTGCAAAACTCATGACATCAAAAATCCTAAACGTAACATTTATTACGTTCGTAGCATTTTTTATAGATGCAACACCATTTTGCAACATTTTTTCGTAAATATGTTAAAATTTGAAACAAAAACAATTATAATAATTTGAACGCATAAATGTATCAAAAAACAGCGTTGCATGTAACAAATCCCCATTTGTTAGCAGCAAGATGTTTGTAATGTATCATGTTCTGCAACAAAACAAAACATCACATCCAACATATGTCGCCAACTCATCCAACATTAGAGAAATACTTCTGCAACAATTGAGAAAACTATTTGTAGCATACATCTAGAATAACATGTATCCTTTTACATGtaaaaaaacaacaacaaaactgtgtagcaaatcacaacaCTTTATGCAACAAATTCCCTCCAAAGCCGACCTCCACAGTAGACGCCGATTCAAGCTCGTCAACAACGAATCGCTACGTGGCACTTCGCTGGAGTCAAGATGGGGTGaaaatctcaaactatttgctcgCGTGACATCTTCTTCTCCAAGTCCGGCTAATGGGGAGGTGACACCCATGGCGAGCTCTTCCATGGCGTGGTGCCGTGAAGGAGCAGTGGAGGGGGCTGGCCGCTCGCGTCTACAGGCTAGGTGTCGGGTTAATTCAGTGAGCAGCGAAGGAAGCGGAGGGGTTGGCCGCACATGTCATCGACCTAGGCGCCGCATGCCTCCGGTAAGCCTCTGTGCGAGGTGGTGCCATTGCTTACATGCGCTCTCCAATGGCTGGCGCAGATCAACGCTTCTTGTGTGAGACGATGCTCAAGAGAGAACATGGATGATTATGTGCAGGATGACGTACGCCTCCGCGTGGGTGAGACCATCAGAGGGAGCACCACGCCGAAAAAACCCAGAAGATTGATCAGGCGGCGGTTGTAGTTAAGAGTTTTCCATTAATTTATTACAGAGTAATGTTTTGAGCTAAGGAACTATTTAATCATAAACCATTGATTCAAATGATGGAATGCGGAAAACCAAAACTATATGCACCCGGTATGTACGAAACATatttaaaaatttagaaaaaaatcgcgCATGTAGAGGGATACTACCTCTATCCCAAAGCTTAAGACTTTTTTTTAAAgtcaaaccaaataaagtttgatcaaacttttaGAACAAATTTATAGATACCATATGAAaacatattttattatctatttaatcatattaattttgtattttgcatgttaatgatttttggtaaaaacttagttaAATTTAACATAATttaactttctaaaaataatataagccttaagcatTGGAGGTAGTATGTTCTATGTATGCACGTACAATTTCATATAAAACCGACAATTTTTGTATCCtgtataaaaaagacaaataatATCTCGAGAAATAGGCTATTTTACCACCAAAAATTTGTCTTTTACACATGAcatttttatttatatttttaaaaCATTTATAAATATACTTAaaatgcatttcaaataaagggtgcatgCTCTGTCCGAATGGAATGACCTTTCTAAGGGTACAGTTCAAAAATGAGTAAGCTGCATCCCCTTGGAGCTCCTTTTGGAGGGGGAAAGCTTCGAATTTCAGTCCATTGATTGAGGGGCGTTTCCATCGCCAAAACCCCCACAACCCAGCCCAGCCCCGCCGCCGCAAACCAAACCAGAGGAAATGGAAATAGAGCTCGACTCCCCGAGCCTTCCCACTGCTCCCATGCCGCGCTCCGGCGAAATCGCGGCCACCGACGAGACCGCCCCTCTCCCTCCGCCACCGTCGCGGCGTGGTCCCGCGTCGCCTTCCCCGGCCGTCCCCTCTCCGGAGGGCGTGCTCCCCCTTTCCCCTCTCTGCGATGGCCCCGCCCGGCGCCGCCGCTCCAAGCTTACCCGCTCCGCGGCCGTCGTCGACCAGGGCGCGGGGCCTGCCGGGTCTCCGCGAAAGAAGCGCCGCGGGTCGGGGGCAGCGGCGTCGCCCGGGAAGAACGTCAGGCGGGCGCGGCGCCGGCTGGAGTGTGACGGCGGAAGGGAGgatgcggcggcggaggaggaggaagccgtggGTAAGGCTCGGGGAAGGAAGAGCGCGGCCGCCAAGGGAGttgcgaaggagaagaagggcccggGCTTGGCTTTGGTGCCTTGTTATCCCCCCGTCAGTCGCACCCGAGGTAAACCGAGTAGCAACTGATAACCTCGTGTTTCTGTTATCGCGCTATTAGGGGTTCACAGAATGCAGGATTGTTGTGTTACAAACCTTTCGTTTTGGTTTGGAGTAGGGAATGTTGTTTCCTGAATCTCTAAAGGGGACTTTGTTCTTGGTATTGCAATTGGATTTTATGTACAATTAACACTATGCAAAATGCAAACTGTTGAATAGAGGATAAGCTTAATTGCAAATGCTGTTGTCTATTTTGGCTGTTAATCTATCTGTCAACGATAGTACCGAGTAGGGTGTTGAATAGGAACTTCAAAGCCTGCTCGCTCAAATTTTCGTTTCAAACCCACTAACTAGCTACAGCACTATTAGAGTAGGCTGAAGATGTTGTGCAGCAGACATGACACAGGAGACCGAACTAAATGAGTCATGACAATGTCCTCATGTGTATGCTGGATGGTGTATGACCCCAGAGCACATGATAGTCCGTGTTGCATCTCATATGCTGACTCTATGGAACAAGGATGTGGATGGTCCGCTGTTGAGGCCCAGGTAGTTTGCATCAGGCAAACACAAAAAGTCCATATAGACTTTCTGCGTTTGTTGTGAATGATCCCCAACCGGGAGGGAGCTCAGGATGTGCTTAAATTTCACCAATCCAAGATCAAATTGATCCAAATTTAGCGAAAGGTCCTAGACAGACATAGTTAACATTTATGCACATCTGTATTGGCCTAACCTTTAGATTTAGCTTAAGTTAATGGATAGAATAACTTTTACCTTGTCAACATTCTTAATTATTATGTAGTTGCTGTTATTCAGAACAGTGTCTCAGATAAAACTACCCTGGATTGGGATATTGGTTCAGACAGAGTAaatatttttttgaaccttgaacaGTAGGAAAGGCTCCTACTGTTTTAATATATTAATAGAATATGGTGCTTTACATGTATTTACAAAGAGGCCAGACATCTGAACAAGTTACATGGCAGCCAGCGGCTCAGAAATAAAGGGATGTAGGTGTTCTCTACTCCTATGAACTAGAAGAGTGACGTCTGATGTAAATCTTGCTTTCCATGAGTCTACATCTGGGATGATTCCATTGAAGAGAAGATTATTCCTTTCCTTCCAAATGCTCCAAGCTCCAGTCATAAAAACTTCCATGAACATGGGTTTGTGCCACTGGTCCTTCCCATGCTGAATAATACTCCTACTGTTCCCGTAGCCAACACTGAGAACTGAAGGGAGAAGGAAAAtcctatgctcaatggtttcctcTGGTGGGTTTTGGCACATCAAACAACGGTATCAGATTTGGTTGTATAGTGTCTCCTTCTAAGCATACTCCTTGTGTTTAGTCTATCAGACAAGACAAGCCAACAGAAGACATTCAGTTTAGGAGTGCATCTAGATTCCATAACCATGAAAAAGCAACATGAGGGTCCATATTTCTGAAACAGAACTTGTAATACTGACTAGAGGTGTATGAAATTCTCCAGGAATATGTCCAAGTGTCATGAGGCTGTGTTGTCTGATTCAAAATGTCAACATCCATTTCTGCTGATAGTTTTTTCCCTCTTAGTGTAAGAGTAAAACTTGTTTTATTAGTACGTTGTAGATAAAACATTGTGTTGTTCATATATGCCCGCCATAATTTAACAAACTGTTCGAGAAAAGTAGTTCTTTGTTACTTTACTGTGCAATTTTTTTCTTGCGCCATGATATGCTTTTCTTGTGGCATGATAGTGTTGTTTACATATGTCTTCCTTTTTTGACGTGGTTAATTTCTGTTTGAGTACTAGGTGCAGATAATGCAGAGCAGTCTGACTGGGAAGGTCTCTGGGAAAGGGTCGTCGAATTGGTGATGTGGAAGAATGTTGGGAGAGCAGCATTTTGGTTTGGCTCGGGATCTATGATTTTCTGCTCTTCTTCATTCTCAACAGACATCGAATTCAGGCACGTGCAACTTTTGATGTATTTCATCAGTACATTGTTCAGCTTATTACATATTGAAAAAAATAGGCTGGTGCTATCAATTCATCTATATATAAAACTACAACTGCAAATGGGCTCCAGTGTCCAGTTTCATGTCACTCACCAGAAATTTAGGAGAATACCATTGGCAGCACGGAGCTGTGCATTAAGGGCATAAGTGTTTTAGCCCTTAAAATGGGGATTAGATGGTGTGAAATGGATTTATTTTTGTGGTTCTAGAGACTTTTTTAATAAGCAAATGGAAAATGAAAGGAAGGATAAGTGTGCTGTATGATGAGTAAATCCTAACCAAATGCCTCAAACCATACGCAGTGCCATTTTTTATAAGGCCTACCCAATCTGCTCTGCTCGCAATAGTATTTTCCTGAATACTGATGTATCTAATGGCATTAaccttatttgcatatttataatCTGACATTTGAATATTGCCTTCTACTTTGCAgtccaatcaagatactttgcaacTTTGGTGTTGTGACGTTGGGCTTAGCCTTCTTCAAAGATTCCATTAGTCAGAGGTACAATTCAGTAATGTTCTCTCTTTTTGGAATAGTGTTAAAGTTTTTCTCAGTATCTGTCAAATCGTGTTAATTTAGAAGTTGTAACAGGCAAAACACTGAACCCGTAAGGAAATTCCAGTTGACTGAGGAGGATGTGCTCCGGGTTGCCCAGGCTGTCTTGCCAATTGCTAACTCCCTCTTTTCCATGGCCCGAGTGATCTTCTCTGGTGATCCGTCCATGACACTGAAAGTAAGCCCTGCATTTGATTCCATGCTCTGCGTTATTCAGAAAGCATAACAATTTTCTTTGAAGAATTCTAAGGTTGCTGATTTGTTAATCTTAGGTGTTACCTATTCTTCTGTTTGGTGCGAAGTATGGTCATCTGTTAACGTTATGGAGGCTTCTTGCAATAGGTATATGTGTGAATGGCAAAGAGCAGTCAAACTTTTGCATGACTTGACCTTTATATCATCTCGTATTTAATGAAAATTTACAGGATTTTTTGGTTCTTTTACACTCCCAAGACTGTATAGCTGCTACTCGAGTCATATTCGTGAAAAGGGTAGGTAGCATGTACCAATTTCTCCTGAAAGTACCATTTAAATTTTAATGGGGCAAGGAGTCATGGGTTGTTATTTTTCCAGTTGAGGGTTTGAATGCCCGAATTCTGAATGCATGGAAGTCCTGTCCCCGCAAGAAACTCGTTGCAGCAGCTGCAGCTATAACCTTCTGGAACGTGGTCAGTGTGAAGACACGTGTAATGGCTGGTACGTTTTTGAATATTTATAATCGAGTGAATTCACGCAAGTACTGGCTCATACAAATTGCTTTACAAATTCTCATGTCAGTGCAAAATAAGACCAACTGTTGGATGCTGTTGAAGAGTCGAGCACATGTCATTGTTGATATGCATCATTTGAGGATACAGTTCAGAAAACTGTTTAGTACTTTGTGAAAAAAATTAACTGTTTGCGCCAGTGGTTAAACTAGTACTGTGGTAATGCTCTACTACTACTGTCAGTATAAAAGTCCTAATGTAGATATTGTTGGAGTTGTTGGCTTAGTTATGCAGCTGTGTTCCATACTTTCAAGTGAAGATAAGCTCAAAGCATCATTGCAGATTTTGTCCTCTGTGATTTTTTTTACTGTATTACAGTTTGTTGTTTTATTCAAACATGTTAAAGCTTATCTCCACGCTATTTCTTTCTGCAGCCTTCATTTCTGTAGCGACACTGCGCTACTACTATCAGTATGGAGGAACCAGTAAGAATTCAGAGAAGGGGATACCACGCCAACGGGAGCGACAACAAGCAATGTTGATGGAAGACTGACAAGCTGCCTCATGTGCAGCCCAATGGACAGGTGCTGAGTGTTGATATGTAACGAATCCTTGCGAACGCTTAAGCAGCAAAGAAGCTGTTATCTGGGTGGTAGGCGCGATGCAATGGCTGCTCTGTACTGGTAGTTGTACAGCTGCTTGCTGCAGCGATTTAGTATTATGTGGGGGAAGCTTTAACACTGCAGCAAAGTGAAACCAAGTACAAGATACATCTGGTTGTCACGTATGGTTGTTTGACATGGCATGAATGTTACTGTTGCGTTCTGTATGAAGCTTGATGTAGTATTCTGTGGGGGAAGCTTATCATTTTGCTGCTGGGCGAATCAACAATTCCTTGTGTGCTTTGAGCATCATCATAGTAACCTTTCTTCGATATGGGTCAAATATAAAGGTAGCCATCTGTGAGAGAGATCTCCATTTCCAGTAATCTTCTTTGGAAGGATTGTTTCGTGGCCCGGCTATATCATGGGTGGGCAGGTGTTAACTCAAATCTAATTAAAGAACATGTGAGGTGTCAAGTGTCCATAGGGTTAATATAAAAGGGAATATATGCAGGATTCCCCATTCAATTTAAACTCTATTATAATTTCAGATCAGAAGTACAATGATAATCCCTCACTTTTTTTAAAATCTCTATTATATATATACTTGACACAAGGGACTTAATTCTTTGGTTTCAGTTGTTcagctcaatctttactctagccATTGAGAACCCTGTTGCGAAACTTACCATCATAGAACGGAAGTGCAGGACATGTTACAAATGTAGCGGTGTTGATTGAAAAAATAATAATCCAAAGCAGATGGAGAACACTCGATTGGTATTTGGACACGAATTGGAGAGCTAAAAAATTACTATGAAGAAGCCACCGGTGGCGATCACGGCCGGAAGCGACCGACCGGCAGATTGGCGAGTAGGGTTGCAAATAAGAGAGAAATGCTCCAGAATCCGCGCTAGACCCTAATTTTAATTTGTTCCAGTTGCAAGTAAGGTCACAACTTATAGAGAAATGCTTGGTAGAAAAATGCTTCAGAATCCGTGCTAATTCTGAATTTATTTTCTTGTTCCAGTTGCAGGTGGGGTGGCAACTAACTTTCATTGCTCAATTTGCAAGTGCGATTGCAACTGGGAGAGAAATGCTCCGGAATCCCGCACTACAACCTAATTTGTCTTAGTCCCACTTGCAAGTGGGGGTCGCTTTTACTAACCCTTTGTTTCCCAATTGCATGTGGAGTTGCAATTGTAATAAAAATGCTCTCGAATCCGTACTAACCTGATTTGTCCCAGTTGCAACTTGCAAGTGGGGTCGCCACTGATTTTACTTACTAGTTGCAAGTGGGGTCGCAGATGAGAGAGAAATACTTCGGGTGCTAACCCCAAGTTTCTCTTTTGTTCGTGCTAGTGCGGTCGGTTATTGACCTTTGTTGTCCAATTTGCAAGTTCAGTCACAATTGAGAGAGAAATGCTACAGCACCCGAGCCAAACTATATGTTTTGTCTTTGTCCCACTTTCAAGTGGATCACAACTGACCCTTGTTTCCTAGATGCAAGTAGAGTTGCAACTGAAAGAGAAATATTACAGAATTCGTGGTAAACCCCATATTTTTTTAAAATCCTAGTTGCAAGTGGGGGCCGCAGCTAGCCTTTTTTGCTAGTTTCAAGTGGGATTACACTGAGAGACAAATGCTCTAGAATCAGTGTTAACCCCAATTTTTCTTTCTTGTCCCGGTTATAACTGGAGTCGCAACTAAGAGAGAAATTCTCTGAAATCCACGCTAAACCCTAATTCAACTTTGTCCCAGTTTCAAGTGCGATTGAAATTGAAAGAGAAATGATCCGAAATCCGAGCTAAACCCATGCTCTGGAGTTGCAAGTGTCCTAGTTCCAAGTGGAGTTGCAATCAAGAGAGAAATGCTCTGGAATCCATGCTAAATCATATTTTTGTCTTTGTTCCATTTGCAAGTGGGTTCTTGTGGGCTCTTTGTTACCCAGTTGCAAGTGGGATTTTAACCGAGAGGGAAATGATCTAGGATTTTCGAGCTAAACCTAATTAGTTATCCCCAGTTGCAACTGAGGCTGTAAATtagaaagaaatgatgtgtaatccgAGCTAAGCCATATTTAATTCTTTTTCCCACTTGCAAGTGGGGTCGCGAGCGATCCCTTGTTGCCTAGTTGCACGTGGGTCACAAGTGAGAGATAAATGATTCGGAATTCGTGGTAATTCCTAATTCGTTTTTGACCTAGTTGCAAGTGGGGTCGCAAGTCACAACTAAGAGAGAAATTATTCTAATTCATCTTTTTATCCAAGTTGCAAGTGGGATTACAACTGAGAAAAAATGCTTTGAAATCCGTAATAAaccttttttttttgtctttgtcCTAGTTCCAAGTGGAGTCACAACTAACACTTGTTTAGGGTTTAGCCTGCTGTTGCCTTGCGCAAAGTCTTCTAATCAACCGGCTGTTGCTACAACTGGTTATCTTCATTGTTCATTATGTTGGGCCGCTGCAAACGACAGACCCAGAAAAAATTCTCACTTTGAGTGGAGGCACTTCTTCTATAAATTTGCAAGATTTGAGTAATTTCCGTTCGAAGTATGTACAAatacaaatggatttcaaattttTGAGTGGGGGCCTATGCTCCCACTCAGATATACGTTGCCTATTCGACAATAACCTGGAGAAGGGATTCTCACGGagcggagaagaagtaggggctatagggcggagtgctaccagaacggtggtacgcgatttacccagcttcagaacacctgctcgaagatatggcctactgctgcttgtctgaaatTATATGGCCACTTTCGCGTTGTTATAATGAGTTGTGGTTCTGCCCCtaaggctcccgggatccggcttataaagacgccaTGATGtagggtttctacggagagtcctacccggaatacaagAGGCCTAACTACGGAAcatacattgccgtgcacgtcaagaatCCACCTAGATCTATCTTGCCGTCATGGATCCGgtcacttcatgggccttcatagATCCAGCTACTAGCGTAGGTCGGTAAGGATCCGGCTCctattcctgggctggacttcctccatcttctatcaacagcaactgggtcgCCTGGTGGGCCGtaagccaccaccaccatctgtgggtcaTCCGGGCTTACTGAATCTGGACCATGTCGTTGGCATACCCACGAAATATACCCACACCACCGCCCATGCTGCCCTCGATTACTGTTGCTGCTTTCCAGAGCGGCTGCTGCCTCGCACTCCCGTCGGAGCCCAGGTCGCTGCAGCCGTGACTGCTCCTCAACTGATGCGAGCAGGCCTCGGCCACGACCACGTCCGCCACGACCAACCACCCATTACCGACGACGATTTCCCCGCACGGCCTGCTACCGCCGCTGCTCCCCCTCGCACTGTCTACCGCGTTCGCGGCTACTGTTTCGCCATCACACGCTGCTGCCGTTGCGAGCTCACGTCCTATCCGCTGCGAGCTTGTCCCGAGCTGTCCAtggctgtggtgacccggcataccactgcatggtgtagtatgcaagtctgatataacaccaatggaacaccgttccacgggtattatatcgctcagagtggtacaacagaaacatatgcgggtccaaggcatgtctatagaattacaacatcgactctgttacataagatcatcacagcctcctacttta
It includes:
- the LOC127313791 gene encoding reticulon-like protein B17 isoform X3 encodes the protein MEIELDSPSLPTAPMPRSGEIAATDETAPLPPPPSRRGPASPSPAVPSPEGVLPLSPLCDGPARRRRSKLTRSAAVVDQGAGPAGSPRKKRRGSGAAASPGKNVRRARRRLECDGGREDAAAEEEEAVGKARGRKSAAAKGVAKEKKGPGLALVPCYPPVSRTRGADNAEQSDWEGLWERVVELVMWKNVGRAAFWFGSGSMIFCSSSFSTDIEFRHVQLLIPIKILCNFGVVTLGLAFFKDSISQRQNTEPVRKFQLTEEDVLRVAQAVLPIANSLFSMARVIFSGDPSMTLKVLPILLFGAKYGHLLTLWRLLAIGFFGSFTLPRLYSCYSSHIREKVEGLNARILNAWKSCPRKKLVAAAAAITFWNVVSVKTRVMAVQNKTNCWMLLKSRAHVIVDMHHLRIQFRKLFSTL
- the LOC127313791 gene encoding reticulon-like protein B17 isoform X4, which codes for MEIELDSPSLPTAPMPRSGEIAATDETAPLPPPPSRRGPASPSPAVPSPEGVLPLSPLCDGPARRRRSKLTRSAAVVDQGAGPAGSPRKKRRGSGAAASPGKNVRRARRRLECDGGREDAAAEEEEAVGKARGRKSAAAKGVAKEKKGPGLALVPCYPPVSRTRGADNAEQSDWEGLWERVVELVMWKNVGRAAFWFGSGSMIFCSSSFSTDIEFSPIKILCNFGVVTLGLAFFKDSISQRQNTEPVRKFQLTEEDVLRVAQAVLPIANSLFSMARVIFSGDPSMTLKVLPILLFGAKYGHLLTLWRLLAIGFFGSFTLPRLYSCYSSHIREKVEGLNARILNAWKSCPRKKLVAAAAAITFWNVVSVKTRVMAAFISVATLRYYYQYGGTSKNSEKGIPRQRERQQAMLMED
- the LOC127313791 gene encoding reticulon-like protein B17 isoform X2, producing MEIELDSPSLPTAPMPRSGEIAATDETAPLPPPPSRRGPASPSPAVPSPEGVLPLSPLCDGPARRRRSKLTRSAAVVDQGAGPAGSPRKKRRGSGAAASPGKNVRRARRRLECDGGREDAAAEEEEAVGKARGRKSAAAKGVAKEKKGPGLALVPCYPPVSRTRDNAEQSDWEGLWERVVELVMWKNVGRAAFWFGSGSMIFCSSSFSTDIEFRHVQLLIPIKILCNFGVVTLGLAFFKDSISQRQNTEPVRKFQLTEEDVLRVAQAVLPIANSLFSMARVIFSGDPSMTLKVLPILLFGAKYGHLLTLWRLLAIGFFGSFTLPRLYSCYSSHIREKVEGLNARILNAWKSCPRKKLVAAAAAITFWNVVSVKTRVMAAFISVATLRYYYQYGGTSKNSEKGIPRQRERQQAMLMED
- the LOC127313791 gene encoding reticulon-like protein B17 isoform X1; this encodes MEIELDSPSLPTAPMPRSGEIAATDETAPLPPPPSRRGPASPSPAVPSPEGVLPLSPLCDGPARRRRSKLTRSAAVVDQGAGPAGSPRKKRRGSGAAASPGKNVRRARRRLECDGGREDAAAEEEEAVGKARGRKSAAAKGVAKEKKGPGLALVPCYPPVSRTRGADNAEQSDWEGLWERVVELVMWKNVGRAAFWFGSGSMIFCSSSFSTDIEFRHVQLLIPIKILCNFGVVTLGLAFFKDSISQRQNTEPVRKFQLTEEDVLRVAQAVLPIANSLFSMARVIFSGDPSMTLKVLPILLFGAKYGHLLTLWRLLAIGFFGSFTLPRLYSCYSSHIREKVEGLNARILNAWKSCPRKKLVAAAAAITFWNVVSVKTRVMAAFISVATLRYYYQYGGTSKNSEKGIPRQRERQQAMLMED